A stretch of the Candidatus Binatia bacterium genome encodes the following:
- a CDS encoding DUF4931 domain-containing protein, whose protein sequence is METSPEAPELRKDPIAGRWVVIAPERGRRPSSAPPPSTAAAAAGPCPFCPGNEGHTPPEVDARRDPDSRPDAPGWRTRVIPNKFAALRPSGAAERVRDGIYERMEGVGAHEVIIESPEHDAELSELAVERIAEVLEVCRDRARAHASDPRVRYVLPFKNYGAWAGASQEHSHIQLLATPVIPNVAREELTECERRWRETGRCSFCAMIAHELEARDRLIARDDRFVALAPYASRFAYETWILPLRHESSFTSAERAELDALAALLGSTLRRMRAALDRPCYNFLIHSAPARDPSLPWYHWHVEIVPKLSMASGFEWGTGAYINAVPPEEAAERLRAPERAAAPPSP, encoded by the coding sequence GTGGAGACGTCCCCGGAGGCGCCCGAGCTGCGCAAGGACCCCATCGCGGGGCGCTGGGTGGTGATCGCGCCCGAACGCGGCCGGCGCCCCTCGTCCGCGCCTCCTCCGTCCACGGCCGCCGCGGCCGCCGGACCCTGCCCCTTCTGCCCGGGGAACGAGGGGCACACGCCGCCCGAGGTGGACGCGCGGCGCGATCCCGATTCCCGCCCCGACGCGCCGGGATGGAGAACGCGCGTCATCCCGAACAAGTTCGCGGCGCTCCGTCCCTCGGGAGCGGCGGAGCGGGTCCGGGACGGGATCTACGAGCGAATGGAGGGCGTGGGGGCCCACGAGGTGATCATCGAGTCGCCCGAGCACGACGCGGAGCTCTCGGAGCTTGCCGTGGAGCGGATCGCGGAGGTGCTCGAGGTCTGCCGCGACCGCGCCCGCGCGCACGCGTCCGACCCGCGCGTGCGCTACGTGCTTCCGTTCAAGAACTACGGCGCCTGGGCCGGCGCCTCGCAGGAGCACAGCCATATCCAGCTCCTCGCGACGCCGGTGATCCCGAACGTGGCGCGCGAGGAGCTCACGGAGTGCGAGCGGCGCTGGCGCGAGACGGGGCGCTGCTCCTTCTGCGCCATGATCGCGCACGAGCTCGAGGCGCGCGACCGCCTCATCGCGCGCGACGACCGCTTCGTCGCGCTGGCGCCCTACGCTTCGCGGTTCGCCTACGAGACCTGGATCCTCCCGCTCCGGCACGAATCGTCCTTCACGTCGGCCGAGCGGGCGGAGCTGGACGCCCTGGCCGCGCTCCTCGGCTCGACGCTCCGGCGCATGCGCGCGGCGCTCGACCGCCCCTGCTACAACTTCCTGATCCATTCCGCGCCCGCGCGCGACCCCTCGCTTCCGTGGTATCACTGGCACGTGGAGATCGTGCCCAAGCTCTCGATGGCCTCCGGTTTCGAATGGGGGACCGGCGCCTATATCAACGCCGTTCCGCCCGAAGAGGCCGCGGAGCGGCTGCGCGCGCCCGAGCGCGCCGCGGCGCCGCCCTCTCCGTAG
- a CDS encoding SPOR domain-containing protein has translation MRSSSGGPVRRLRRPLAPAALLAALLAALALGGCAHAPRRGEAAAPAEPDHEAPAPPTRRAELPPEPVPSERPAGAPARLDPSEQITPRELATLPDPVPRGGAQAPPAPAPDAPERPSGTPAPESVPGPSGGDSAAPAPSEGLWRVQIHASESRAEAERVGRAAARRLQAELVIQREGSLYKVRLGAFATEAEAQALRDRAARAGYPGAFRTRSSP, from the coding sequence ATGCGTTCCTCTAGCGGCGGCCCCGTCCGGCGCCTCCGCCGGCCGCTCGCGCCCGCCGCGCTCCTCGCGGCCCTCTTGGCGGCCCTCGCCCTCGGCGGGTGCGCCCACGCCCCGCGCCGCGGAGAGGCGGCCGCGCCCGCGGAGCCCGACCACGAGGCGCCCGCCCCTCCGACGCGGCGCGCCGAGCTGCCGCCGGAGCCGGTCCCCTCCGAGCGCCCGGCCGGCGCTCCCGCTCGCCTGGACCCCTCGGAGCAGATCACCCCCCGGGAGCTGGCGACGCTCCCCGACCCGGTGCCCCGGGGAGGCGCCCAGGCGCCGCCCGCGCCGGCCCCGGACGCGCCGGAGCGTCCCTCCGGCACGCCCGCGCCGGAATCGGTGCCTGGGCCCTCGGGAGGCGATTCGGCCGCTCCTGCGCCCTCGGAGGGGCTCTGGCGCGTGCAGATCCACGCTTCCGAGAGCCGCGCCGAGGCGGAACGGGTGGGACGCGCCGCGGCGCGGCGGCTCCAGGCAGAGCTCGTCATCCAGCGCGAGGGGTCCCTCTACAAGGTCCGGCTGGGGGCGTTCGCGACCGAGGCGGAGGCGCAGGCGCTTCGCGACCGGGCGGCCCGGGCGGGGTACCCGGGCGCGTTTCGGACCCGTTCGAGCCCGTAG
- a CDS encoding sugar phosphate nucleotidyltransferase, whose amino-acid sequence MRLHPVILAGGRGERFWPLSRRARPKQLLPLLSERSMLADTLARLRGAALPRDTFVITARDLAGAVRDAVPEIPHHHVVGEPVGKNTAPAVALAAWWLRDAGEDAVVAVLPSDHRVEPAERFREELVRAGEAALERGAIVTFCMPPTRPETGYGYIEVGAATAPGSPLATVAAFREKPDLATASRYASDGRHLWNAGMFLFPPGVMLEEIRAHAPEIAELLPALPARLAEDEAALLRYYGAAPSVSIDVAVMERSARALVARAGFAWDDLGSWAALGQGEAAEGSGSNVTRGRTILLDSDGVVAFADGGLVAAVGARDLVIVHTPDATLVCPKDRVQEVRALVARLKAEPGGDAFL is encoded by the coding sequence ATGCGACTCCACCCGGTGATCCTGGCGGGAGGGCGCGGCGAGCGCTTCTGGCCGCTCTCGCGCCGCGCCCGGCCGAAGCAGCTCCTGCCGCTCCTCTCCGAACGCTCGATGCTGGCCGACACGCTGGCGCGGCTTCGTGGAGCCGCCCTGCCGCGCGACACGTTCGTCATCACCGCGCGCGACCTGGCGGGCGCGGTGCGCGACGCCGTTCCGGAGATCCCGCACCACCACGTGGTGGGGGAGCCGGTGGGGAAGAACACGGCGCCCGCGGTGGCGCTGGCGGCCTGGTGGCTGCGCGACGCAGGGGAGGACGCCGTCGTCGCGGTGCTCCCCTCCGACCATCGCGTGGAGCCGGCGGAGCGCTTCCGGGAGGAGCTGGTCCGCGCGGGCGAGGCCGCGCTCGAGCGCGGCGCGATCGTGACTTTCTGCATGCCGCCGACGCGTCCGGAGACGGGCTACGGCTACATCGAGGTGGGCGCCGCCACGGCGCCCGGCTCGCCGCTGGCGACCGTGGCGGCGTTCCGCGAAAAGCCGGACCTGGCGACCGCCTCCCGCTACGCCTCGGACGGACGGCATCTCTGGAACGCGGGGATGTTCCTCTTTCCGCCGGGGGTCATGCTGGAGGAGATCCGCGCGCACGCGCCCGAGATCGCGGAGCTCCTTCCCGCGCTCCCCGCGCGGCTCGCCGAGGACGAGGCGGCGCTCCTGCGCTACTACGGTGCGGCCCCGTCGGTCTCGATCGACGTCGCGGTGATGGAGCGGAGCGCGCGCGCCCTCGTGGCGCGCGCCGGGTTCGCCTGGGACGATCTCGGCTCGTGGGCGGCGCTGGGGCAGGGGGAGGCGGCGGAGGGATCGGGGTCGAACGTGACGCGGGGGAGGACGATCCTCCTCGACTCCGACGGCGTGGTCGCCTTCGCCGACGGCGGGCTGGTCGCCGCCGTGGGCGCGCGCGACCTGGTCATCGTGCACACCCCGGACGCCACCCTGGTCTGCCCGAAGGATCGCGTGCAGGAAGTGCGCGCGCTGGTGGCCCGGCTGAAGGCCGAGCCCGGCGGCGATGCGTTCCTCTAG